In Candidatus Pantoea floridensis, a single genomic region encodes these proteins:
- a CDS encoding PDR/VanB family oxidoreductase, which translates to MKQTDSLAVTVIAKQSNGAGNVLLTLASEDDQPLPPFTPGAHIDVEIPGCGKRQYSLCSTAANHYQICVRLDARSTGGSRWLHQQLAAGDGLQISSPRNHFPLPQAPRTLLFAAGIGLTPLLVMAEALAARQADFTLHLYLKRADELAFCERLATLGPHAVIHYSSESDSLRQRIPDDLKQPHNSALIYCGPAGFMDHLQQLAQQQGWKLDQLHSERFRPSDAPRLVADSAFEIEIASSGARFAVSADQSIAEVLEDAGIAIELSCEQGMCGACITGVLAGDPDHRDDVLSQHERAANDCIVLCCSRAHSPLLVLDL; encoded by the coding sequence ATGAAGCAGACAGATTCCCTGGCTGTCACCGTCATCGCAAAGCAGTCCAACGGTGCAGGCAATGTATTACTCACATTGGCGAGTGAAGATGACCAGCCGCTGCCGCCTTTCACGCCCGGCGCACATATTGATGTGGAGATTCCCGGCTGCGGTAAACGCCAGTATTCGCTCTGCTCCACGGCCGCCAATCATTACCAAATCTGCGTGCGTTTGGATGCGCGCTCAACCGGCGGTTCGCGTTGGCTGCATCAGCAGCTGGCAGCGGGCGATGGCTTGCAGATCTCTTCTCCGCGCAACCATTTCCCGCTGCCGCAGGCGCCGCGCACGCTGCTGTTTGCGGCCGGTATCGGTTTAACGCCGCTGCTGGTTATGGCCGAAGCATTAGCCGCACGCCAGGCGGATTTCACGTTGCATCTCTATCTGAAACGCGCCGATGAACTGGCCTTTTGTGAACGTCTGGCAACGTTGGGGCCGCACGCGGTCATTCACTACAGCAGCGAAAGCGACAGCCTGCGTCAGCGCATCCCGGACGATCTCAAACAGCCGCATAACAGCGCATTGATCTACTGCGGTCCCGCAGGTTTTATGGATCATCTACAGCAGCTGGCGCAGCAACAGGGCTGGAAACTCGACCAGCTGCACAGCGAGCGCTTCAGGCCCAGCGACGCACCGCGGCTTGTTGCTGATAGCGCTTTTGAAATCGAAATTGCCTCTTCCGGTGCGCGCTTCGCCGTTAGCGCCGATCAAAGCATCGCCGAGGTGCTCGAGGACGCGGGCATTGCGATCGAACTCTCCTGCGAACAAGGCATGTGCGGCGCCTGCATCACCGGCGTATTAGCGGGCGACCCCGATCACCGCGATGATGTGCTGAGCCAGCACGAACGTGCTGCCAATGATTGCATCGTGCTGTGCTGTTCACGCGCCCATTCTCCTCTGCTGGTGCTGGATTTATGA
- a CDS encoding RidA family protein, whose product MALDEGAGKPLAKYAAWRRAGDFIFLSGIIPVNPQTATIVRGYDDIPQAAQRLLGRTGEFSTDIKEGPILAQSWYVLESIRATIESAGGQMSDVFKLVQYFRNLDHFPHYSRVRKQFFPDAPPVSTVVQVSEMLPSADVLIEVEATAWLPQ is encoded by the coding sequence ATGGCGCTTGATGAAGGAGCGGGAAAACCGCTGGCGAAATATGCTGCGTGGCGACGCGCGGGCGACTTTATTTTCCTCTCCGGCATTATTCCGGTGAATCCGCAAACTGCCACTATCGTGCGCGGTTACGACGACATTCCGCAAGCAGCGCAGCGCCTGCTGGGTCGTACGGGTGAATTCTCTACCGACATCAAAGAGGGGCCGATTCTGGCGCAGAGCTGGTACGTGCTGGAAAGCATTCGCGCCACCATCGAAAGCGCGGGCGGTCAGATGAGCGATGTCTTCAAGCTGGTGCAATATTTCCGCAATCTCGATCACTTCCCCCACTACAGCCGGGTACGGAAGCAATTTTTCCCCGATGCGCCGCCGGTTTCTACCGTGGTGCAGGTGAGTGAAATGCTGCCGAGTGCGGACGTTTTAATCGAAGTTGAAGCCACGGCGTGGTTGCCGCAATAA
- the gabT gene encoding 4-aminobutyrate--2-oxoglutarate transaminase, which produces MEGKNSRLQQRKDDALPRGTGNLCQWYVEHAENATLRDGEGNSWIDFAGGIAVLNTGHRHPRIVQAIADQLEKFTHTAFQVTPYESYVALAERLNRVVPIAGKAKTAFFSTGAEAVENAVKVARAATRRHGIITFGNAFHGRTFMTMAMTGKVAPYKRDFGPMPASVWHARYPNSVTGISVEDALASLQDIFTQDIAPQDVAAIVLEPIQGEGGFHVAPPAFFNRLRTLADEHGILLIADEVQSGFARTGKLFAMDHYAVKPDLITMAKSLAGGMPLSAVSGRAEIMDAPGPGGLGGTYAGNPLAIAAAHAVLDVIADEKLCERSEQLGAQLINFLHGARSSCSSIIDIRGLGSMVAVEFASAQTAQTLQQQAMAQGLLLLTCGPQGNVIRFLYPLTIPDAQFSQALDILGSVLSQHYDS; this is translated from the coding sequence ATGGAAGGTAAAAACAGCCGGTTGCAGCAACGCAAAGATGATGCCCTGCCACGCGGTACCGGCAATCTTTGTCAGTGGTATGTCGAGCACGCAGAAAACGCCACGCTGCGCGACGGTGAGGGCAATAGCTGGATCGATTTCGCCGGCGGCATTGCGGTATTGAATACCGGTCATCGCCATCCACGCATCGTGCAGGCGATTGCCGATCAGTTAGAGAAATTTACCCATACCGCGTTTCAGGTCACGCCCTATGAGAGTTATGTCGCGTTGGCCGAACGCCTAAACCGCGTGGTGCCAATTGCTGGCAAAGCGAAAACCGCCTTTTTCTCGACTGGCGCAGAAGCGGTCGAAAACGCGGTGAAAGTGGCGCGAGCGGCCACGCGTCGTCACGGCATCATCACCTTTGGTAACGCCTTCCATGGTCGCACCTTTATGACCATGGCAATGACCGGCAAAGTGGCGCCATACAAACGCGACTTTGGCCCAATGCCGGCTTCGGTATGGCACGCACGCTATCCCAACAGCGTAACCGGCATCAGCGTAGAGGATGCGTTAGCTAGCCTGCAGGACATTTTTACTCAGGACATCGCGCCGCAGGATGTTGCCGCCATCGTGCTGGAGCCCATTCAGGGTGAAGGCGGATTCCACGTCGCGCCGCCGGCATTCTTCAACCGCTTGCGCACATTGGCGGATGAACACGGCATCCTGCTGATTGCGGATGAAGTGCAAAGCGGCTTTGCTCGCACTGGCAAGCTGTTTGCCATGGATCACTACGCCGTAAAACCGGATCTCATCACCATGGCGAAAAGCCTCGCGGGCGGGATGCCGCTTTCGGCAGTCAGCGGCCGTGCCGAGATTATGGATGCGCCGGGACCGGGTGGCTTAGGCGGCACCTACGCCGGTAATCCGCTGGCGATTGCTGCAGCCCACGCGGTACTTGACGTGATTGCCGACGAGAAACTGTGCGAACGTTCAGAACAACTCGGCGCTCAGTTGATTAATTTCTTGCACGGCGCGCGCAGCAGCTGTTCTTCCATCATTGATATCCGTGGCCTGGGCTCTATGGTGGCAGTGGAATTTGCCTCGGCACAAACGGCACAGACCCTTCAGCAACAGGCGATGGCACAAGGCCTGCTGCTGCTGACATGTGGTCCACAGGGTAATGTCATTCGTTTCCTCTATCCGCTCACCATCCCTGATGCGCAGTTCAGCCAGGCGCTGGACATCCTCGGCAGCGTGCTGAGTCAACATTACGATTCTTAG
- a CDS encoding amidohydrolase family protein, protein MSRFLGATGARLPRWLLPENWPLINNQPQLATLHFNASGLQFEPTNASQPAGYLALHGALVLPAFVEPHAHLDKTFTIERSPAQQPGLLAAIAAMHQDRVHWNAEDLQQRATQALHWAAEAGVGLLRTHIDWFSVDAPLAWQVMGDLHHPLCSIERVALAPLPFFTDASDAQHIAAQVATSGPGALLGGFIHSSNWDAQAFQHLLDAAERWQLDVDLHIDEELNPQAQGLRWLAHYLQQHPFSGQITCSHSCALSQQDDAAQILAVLAQHKVRLIALPLTNLLLQDAVPGRTPRQRGLTLVKEAQALGIPLLLGADNVQDAFCPFGSYDPLDTLFSGLLSLQLGAAFDEASALICQRHALQGNDLVIFPDADVASWPLRQRQRYRLKNGVRYGETTNGA, encoded by the coding sequence ATGAGCCGCTTTTTAGGTGCAACAGGCGCACGTTTGCCGCGCTGGTTATTGCCAGAAAACTGGCCGTTGATAAACAACCAACCGCAACTGGCGACCTTGCATTTCAACGCCTCAGGCCTGCAATTTGAACCGACCAACGCATCACAACCTGCGGGTTATCTGGCGCTCCACGGTGCGCTGGTGTTACCGGCCTTTGTCGAGCCGCATGCGCATCTGGATAAAACCTTCACCATCGAACGGAGCCCGGCGCAACAACCAGGGCTGCTGGCGGCGATTGCGGCGATGCATCAGGATCGCGTGCATTGGAACGCCGAAGATTTGCAGCAGCGCGCCACGCAGGCGCTGCACTGGGCGGCAGAAGCCGGCGTAGGTTTGCTGCGCACGCACATTGACTGGTTCTCGGTTGATGCACCATTAGCGTGGCAAGTGATGGGCGATCTGCACCATCCGCTGTGCAGCATCGAACGCGTAGCATTGGCTCCGTTGCCCTTCTTCACCGATGCCAGCGATGCGCAGCACATTGCCGCACAGGTGGCGACCAGCGGTCCAGGCGCGCTGTTGGGCGGCTTTATTCACAGCAGCAACTGGGATGCGCAGGCGTTTCAGCATCTGCTGGATGCTGCAGAGCGGTGGCAGCTGGATGTCGATCTGCATATTGATGAAGAACTTAACCCGCAAGCGCAGGGATTACGCTGGCTGGCGCACTATTTGCAGCAGCATCCGTTTAGCGGGCAGATCACCTGTAGCCACAGCTGTGCGCTGTCACAGCAGGATGACGCAGCGCAGATTCTTGCGGTGCTGGCACAACACAAGGTCAGGCTGATTGCGCTGCCGCTCACCAACCTGCTGTTACAGGACGCGGTGCCAGGCCGCACGCCACGTCAGCGCGGTTTGACGTTGGTGAAAGAGGCACAGGCGTTAGGCATTCCGCTGCTGCTCGGTGCCGACAACGTACAAGATGCGTTCTGCCCGTTCGGTAGTTATGACCCGCTCGATACGCTGTTTAGCGGCTTGCTCAGCCTGCAACTGGGCGCGGCGTTTGATGAAGCTTCGGCGCTGATTTGCCAGCGCCACGCGCTACAGGGCAACGACTTGGTGATATTTCCTGATGCCGATGTGGCGAGCTGGCCGTTACGTCAACGCCAGCGCTATCGGCTAAAAAACGGTGTGCGTTATGGAGAAACAACAAATGGCGCTTGA
- a CDS encoding ABC transporter ATP-binding protein — protein MNSASHLTLLNQDAQAVPRSAAAPAIEVLSAEKIYPNGTRALLPVDLTIRQGEFVSLLGPSGCGKSTLLKMIAGLIEPTDGKLMLFRRDRRENQRDLPLSFVFQEATLMPWSNVHKNVRLPLDLAGVPRAEADTRVREILELVGLGQFGHVLPRELSGGMQMRVSIARGLVTRPKVLLMDEPFGALDEITRNKLDSDLLDLWQEQKLTVVFVTHSIQEAVFLSQRVIMMAARPGRVVDDIRIDATSPRDDEFRVSQTFTHYAQLLQRGLLAASQESQ, from the coding sequence ATGAATAGCGCCAGTCATCTAACGCTGCTCAACCAGGATGCGCAGGCGGTGCCGCGTTCGGCGGCGGCACCGGCGATTGAGGTGCTGTCGGCAGAGAAAATCTATCCCAACGGCACGCGCGCGCTGCTGCCGGTTGATCTCACCATTCGTCAGGGCGAATTTGTTTCGCTGCTGGGTCCGTCTGGCTGCGGCAAAAGCACCCTATTGAAGATGATCGCCGGGTTGATTGAACCGACGGATGGCAAGCTGATGCTGTTTCGCCGCGATCGACGTGAGAACCAGCGCGATCTACCACTGTCGTTCGTGTTTCAGGAAGCCACGCTGATGCCGTGGAGCAACGTGCACAAAAATGTGCGTCTGCCGCTCGATTTGGCCGGCGTACCGCGTGCTGAAGCAGATACCCGCGTACGCGAGATTCTCGAACTGGTCGGTCTCGGCCAGTTTGGTCACGTGCTGCCGCGCGAGCTTTCGGGCGGTATGCAGATGCGCGTATCCATTGCGCGGGGGCTGGTAACGCGGCCTAAAGTGTTGTTGATGGATGAGCCATTTGGCGCGCTGGACGAGATCACGCGCAACAAGCTGGATAGCGATCTGCTCGATTTGTGGCAGGAGCAGAAGCTGACGGTGGTATTTGTCACGCACTCGATTCAGGAAGCCGTTTTCCTGTCGCAGCGGGTGATCATGATGGCGGCGCGTCCCGGGCGCGTGGTGGATGATATCCGCATTGACGCCACCTCGCCGCGTGATGATGAATTCCGCGTCAGCCAGACCTTCACTCACTATGCCCAACTGCTGCAGCGCGGTCTGTTGGCAGCCAGCCAGGAGAGTCAATGA
- the gabP gene encoding GABA permease yields MSSQNADVLAQGLKPRHVRMLSIGGVIGAGLFVGSGHAIAEAGPAVLLAYIAAGALVVLIMRMLAEMAVASPDSGSFSTYADKSLGRWAGFTIGWLYWWFWVLVIPLEANAAGTILHSWFPQVAVWEYTLAITSFLTISNLFSVKNYGEFEFWFALLKVVAIVAFLCAGSLAVFGLMPGSSTQGISHLYDTQGFMPNGISAVLAAILTTMFSFMGTEIVTIAAAESREPKKQITQATNSVIWRIALFYLLSIFIVVALVPWNTPSLMKAGSYQTAMQMMNVPYAKQIVDVVVLIAVCSCLNSALYTASRMIYSLSRRQDAPAMVSRTTRSGTPWVAVLFSTAAAFLAVIANYLAPSAVFEFLLASSGAIALLVYLVIAASHLVLRKKREARGETLSYRMWLFPGLTWATMVFIVGVLIAMLFNQQHRPEIIATGLLTLAVVAASRIVQRKRVARKSEKMVALRS; encoded by the coding sequence ATGAGTTCACAGAATGCCGATGTACTGGCTCAAGGCCTGAAACCGCGTCACGTCCGCATGTTGTCAATTGGTGGCGTCATCGGTGCCGGACTGTTTGTCGGTTCAGGTCATGCCATTGCCGAAGCCGGTCCTGCGGTGCTTCTGGCCTATATAGCGGCGGGCGCGCTGGTGGTGCTGATTATGCGTATGCTGGCGGAAATGGCCGTGGCGTCCCCTGATTCGGGCTCCTTCTCAACCTATGCCGACAAGTCACTCGGTCGCTGGGCCGGGTTCACTATCGGCTGGCTTTACTGGTGGTTTTGGGTGCTGGTGATTCCGCTGGAGGCCAACGCGGCGGGCACCATTCTGCATTCGTGGTTTCCACAGGTTGCAGTATGGGAATACACGCTGGCGATCACCTCGTTCCTGACCATCAGCAACCTGTTTAGCGTGAAAAACTATGGCGAATTCGAATTCTGGTTTGCTCTGCTGAAAGTGGTGGCGATTGTCGCGTTCTTGTGCGCAGGAAGCCTGGCGGTATTTGGTTTGATGCCGGGTAGCAGCACGCAAGGCATCTCACATCTGTACGATACGCAAGGCTTTATGCCCAACGGTATTAGCGCGGTACTGGCAGCCATTCTCACTACCATGTTCTCGTTTATGGGAACAGAAATCGTCACTATTGCCGCTGCGGAATCACGCGAACCGAAGAAGCAGATCACCCAAGCCACCAATTCAGTGATCTGGCGTATCGCGTTGTTCTATTTACTGTCGATTTTTATTGTTGTCGCGCTGGTGCCGTGGAATACGCCGTCACTCATGAAAGCCGGCTCTTACCAGACGGCAATGCAGATGATGAACGTGCCGTACGCCAAACAGATCGTGGATGTGGTGGTCTTAATCGCGGTGTGTAGCTGTCTTAACTCGGCGCTGTATACCGCATCGCGCATGATCTACTCGCTGTCACGCCGTCAGGATGCACCGGCCATGGTGTCACGCACCACCCGCAGCGGTACGCCATGGGTTGCCGTGCTGTTCTCTACGGCAGCCGCCTTCCTCGCCGTCATCGCCAATTATCTGGCACCAAGCGCGGTGTTTGAATTTTTGCTGGCCAGCTCGGGTGCCATTGCGCTACTGGTGTATCTGGTGATCGCCGCTTCACATCTGGTACTGCGCAAAAAGCGCGAAGCGCGCGGCGAAACGCTCAGCTATCGCATGTGGCTGTTCCCAGGTTTGACGTGGGCGACCATGGTGTTCATCGTCGGCGTGTTGATTGCCATGCTGTTTAATCAACAGCATCGCCCAGAGATAATCGCCACTGGCCTGTTAACGCTGGCAGTGGTCGCCGCCAGCCGCATTGTGCAACGCAAACGTGTGGCGCGTAAAAGCGAAAAAATGGTGGCGTTACGTTCGTAA
- a CDS encoding glycoside hydrolase family 10 protein, whose protein sequence is MPSQPLQHNEPVRGVWLTTVSRLDWPPMNSVNASPAIRISQQQQALTSKLDKLKSLGINTVFFQVKPDGTALWRSRILPWSDMLTGKIGEDPGYDPLKFMLDEAHKRGMKVHAWFNPYRVSTNVKPSTVNALNNTLALQPASVFVLHRDWIRTASDRFVLDPGIPEARDWITSIVAEVVSHYAIDGVQFDDYFYTETPGSTLNDNATFRQYGQGFASKADWRRNNTLLLIEQVSRTIKQLKPNVEFGVSPAGVWRNVSHDAAGSDTRGAAAYDEAYADTRRWVQMGLLDYIAPQLYWPFARQAARYDVLAHWWADVVKPTHTRLYIGVALYKIGEASKSEPDWTVNGGVPELKKQLDLNESVPQINGTILFRENYLNQPQTQDAVNYLRTRWGRSP, encoded by the coding sequence ATGCCGAGCCAACCATTGCAGCATAATGAGCCGGTGCGCGGCGTGTGGCTGACGACGGTTTCACGCCTCGACTGGCCGCCGATGAATTCAGTTAATGCCAGTCCAGCCATCCGTATCAGCCAGCAGCAGCAAGCGCTAACCAGCAAACTGGATAAGCTGAAAAGCCTCGGCATCAATACTGTTTTCTTTCAGGTGAAACCGGATGGTACCGCGCTGTGGCGATCGCGCATTCTACCGTGGTCAGATATGCTGACCGGCAAAATTGGCGAGGATCCCGGCTACGATCCGCTGAAATTCATGCTGGATGAGGCGCATAAACGAGGCATGAAGGTGCACGCGTGGTTCAATCCCTATCGCGTCTCGACCAACGTCAAACCCTCTACTGTTAACGCGCTGAATAATACCTTAGCGCTGCAGCCCGCCAGCGTATTTGTGCTGCATCGCGATTGGATCCGCACCGCCAGCGACCGCTTTGTGCTCGATCCCGGCATCCCTGAAGCCCGCGACTGGATCACCAGCATCGTTGCGGAAGTGGTATCGCACTACGCTATCGATGGCGTGCAGTTCGATGACTATTTCTATACTGAAACGCCGGGTTCCACCCTCAACGATAACGCTACCTTCCGTCAATATGGTCAGGGGTTTGCCTCAAAGGCCGACTGGCGCCGCAATAATACGTTACTGCTGATTGAGCAGGTATCGCGCACCATTAAGCAGCTCAAGCCGAATGTTGAATTTGGCGTCAGCCCGGCGGGCGTGTGGCGCAATGTGTCACATGATGCCGCCGGTTCCGACACGCGCGGTGCTGCAGCGTATGACGAAGCCTATGCCGACACGCGCCGCTGGGTACAAATGGGCCTGCTTGATTACATTGCACCGCAGCTTTACTGGCCGTTTGCGCGCCAGGCTGCCCGCTATGACGTATTGGCACACTGGTGGGCGGACGTGGTGAAACCGACGCACACGCGGCTATATATTGGCGTGGCGCTGTATAAAATCGGCGAGGCCTCGAAAAGCGAGCCCGACTGGACGGTAAATGGCGGTGTGCCTGAGCTGAAAAAACAGCTCGATCTCAATGAGTCGGTGCCGCAAATTAATGGTACGATTTTGTTCCGCGAGAATTACCTTAATCAACCGCAAACCCAGGATGCGGTGAATTATTTGCGCACCCGCTGGGGCCGGTCGCCATAA
- a CDS encoding LysR family transcriptional regulator, translating to MFAFSRFLLYFTEVARQGSLRKASEVLHVSASSIDRQILRVEEQLDMPLFERHPSGLRMTAAGEILLNAAKNWQREFGRVCTQLDDLRGLRHGHVHIATIDAINRGFFSSILQRIRGEYPGISFTLTTMSNIHIANALTSGDADFGIMLNPQSSRELLVKSFADLRLGIVVSSQHPLANRESIRFSHCESWPFIVPAAPLMLADPLEALINSSGIKIQEVARTNNIHMLRSLVRDDVGISLMCWLDIVDEYRRGELKFIPLIDSVLKPFTLSLCVAPQRQLSIAASMMLRELESFFALMQSEELLA from the coding sequence ATGTTCGCCTTCTCCCGATTTCTGCTCTATTTCACGGAAGTAGCCCGCCAGGGTTCACTGCGCAAGGCTTCTGAGGTATTGCACGTCTCCGCTTCGTCAATTGATCGACAGATACTCCGCGTGGAAGAACAGCTGGATATGCCGCTATTTGAACGTCATCCATCAGGATTACGTATGACCGCAGCGGGCGAAATTTTGCTGAATGCCGCGAAAAACTGGCAGCGTGAGTTTGGCCGCGTCTGCACTCAGCTGGACGATCTGCGCGGACTACGCCATGGGCATGTGCATATCGCCACGATTGACGCCATCAACCGCGGCTTCTTTTCCTCGATCTTGCAACGGATCCGAGGAGAATATCCCGGCATCTCGTTTACGTTGACCACCATGAGCAATATCCATATCGCCAATGCGTTAACCTCTGGCGATGCGGATTTCGGCATCATGCTCAATCCACAAAGCTCGCGCGAACTGCTGGTGAAATCCTTTGCGGATTTACGCCTGGGGATTGTGGTGAGTAGCCAGCATCCGCTGGCGAACCGGGAGTCGATCCGCTTTAGCCACTGCGAATCCTGGCCGTTTATCGTACCCGCAGCCCCGCTGATGCTGGCCGATCCGCTGGAGGCGCTGATAAACAGTTCAGGGATTAAAATTCAGGAAGTGGCGCGCACCAACAACATTCATATGCTGCGTTCGCTGGTACGCGATGACGTGGGAATTAGCCTGATGTGCTGGCTGGATATCGTGGATGAATATCGACGCGGTGAACTGAAGTTTATTCCGCTGATTGATAGCGTGCTGAAGCCATTTACGCTGTCGCTGTGCGTGGCGCCACAGCGGCAACTTTCGATTGCCGCTTCGATGATGCTGCGCGAACTGGAGTCATTTTTTGCGTTGATGCAGAGTGAGGAGTTGCTGGCTTAA
- a CDS encoding ABC transporter substrate-binding protein has product MKKTLSIVAALALALSAPGMAAEKFTFMTNWYAQAEHGGFYQAQAQNLYRDAGLDVTIKMGGPQVHTMQLMAAGQADCIISDNMQALEIWQQGVEAMPVATTFQHSAIAFLTHPDVKNQADLQGKTFLLAAEAYTSYWPWAQSALKLKNARVRPYTFSIQPFLADKTLVQQGYITSEPYAVQKANAQANVYPISDWGYPPYGNSIVCMKSTIEKRPAAVAAFVKASMQGWKNYLHDPSAGNVLIKKENPQMSDDQIAFGIAQMKKYQMLTGGDAQTGGIGIMTEARLKQTWQLLVDTKLIDPAKVPFDGSYTLKFIQDVKVLP; this is encoded by the coding sequence ATGAAAAAAACATTGAGCATTGTTGCCGCACTTGCGCTGGCCCTCTCGGCCCCCGGCATGGCGGCTGAAAAATTCACCTTTATGACCAACTGGTACGCGCAGGCCGAACACGGCGGCTTCTATCAGGCGCAGGCGCAGAATCTGTATCGTGATGCGGGTCTCGACGTCACCATCAAAATGGGCGGCCCGCAGGTGCACACCATGCAGTTGATGGCCGCAGGCCAGGCGGACTGCATCATTAGCGATAACATGCAGGCGCTGGAAATCTGGCAGCAAGGCGTGGAAGCGATGCCGGTGGCGACCACCTTCCAACACTCGGCGATTGCCTTTCTTACCCATCCGGATGTGAAAAACCAAGCCGATTTGCAGGGTAAAACCTTCCTGCTGGCCGCCGAAGCCTACACCTCGTACTGGCCCTGGGCGCAGAGCGCGCTGAAGCTGAAAAATGCTCGCGTACGGCCTTACACCTTCAGCATTCAGCCATTCCTTGCCGATAAAACGCTGGTGCAGCAAGGCTATATCACCTCGGAACCTTATGCGGTGCAGAAAGCTAACGCGCAGGCCAATGTGTATCCCATCAGCGATTGGGGTTATCCGCCGTACGGCAACAGCATCGTGTGCATGAAATCAACCATTGAGAAACGTCCGGCCGCGGTCGCGGCATTTGTCAAAGCATCAATGCAGGGCTGGAAAAACTATCTGCACGATCCCAGTGCCGGTAACGTGCTGATCAAAAAAGAGAACCCACAGATGAGCGATGATCAGATTGCGTTCGGCATCGCGCAGATGAAGAAATACCAGATGCTGACCGGCGGCGATGCGCAAACCGGCGGCATCGGCATCATGACCGAAGCGCGTCTCAAACAAACCTGGCAACTGCTGGTCGATACCAAGCTGATCGATCCCGCCAAAGTGCCGTTTGACGGCAGCTACACGCTGAAATTCATCCAAGACGTTAAGGTACTGCCATGA
- a CDS encoding creatininase family protein, with the protein MLHGYIPANRFLPYLSWTDIATLDDKANTVIVLPTGAIEQHGPHLPCAVDSVISSGVVGHALARLPADIPAYAIPPITYGKSDEHLHFPGTLTLTGETLLHTILEIGESLYRAGFRKFLMVNGHGGQPQPLQMAARELRLRHGDMIIIMQDTFKVPNCAESFMDDQERQMAMHAGHAETSLMLALAPDTVQMDKAVANYPPAFPCPTLSTNKPMAAWASYDFGPSGVIGDPLPSTPEQGAAILESLAESWAQVITEIHQMTWVTRAEPAWGTGQWQGKVLDHNDAAAFLQPR; encoded by the coding sequence ATGTTGCATGGTTATATTCCGGCAAACCGCTTTTTGCCGTATCTGAGCTGGACTGACATCGCCACGCTGGACGATAAAGCCAATACCGTTATCGTGTTGCCGACCGGCGCGATTGAGCAGCATGGTCCGCATCTGCCGTGCGCGGTGGATAGCGTAATCTCATCGGGGGTGGTCGGTCATGCATTGGCGCGTTTACCCGCTGACATTCCGGCTTACGCCATCCCGCCGATTACCTACGGCAAATCAGATGAGCATCTGCATTTTCCCGGTACGCTGACGCTGACCGGCGAAACCCTGCTGCACACCATTCTGGAGATTGGCGAATCGCTTTATCGCGCCGGTTTCCGCAAATTTCTGATGGTTAATGGTCACGGTGGCCAGCCGCAGCCGCTACAGATGGCGGCACGCGAGCTGCGCCTGCGCCACGGCGACATGATCATCATCATGCAAGACACCTTCAAAGTGCCGAACTGCGCTGAAAGCTTTATGGACGACCAAGAGCGGCAAATGGCGATGCACGCCGGTCACGCCGAAACCTCGCTGATGCTGGCGCTGGCACCGGATACCGTGCAGATGGATAAAGCGGTCGCCAACTATCCGCCGGCATTCCCCTGTCCGACGCTTTCAACCAACAAACCAATGGCGGCTTGGGCTTCCTATGATTTCGGCCCGAGCGGCGTAATTGGCGATCCCTTGCCCTCCACGCCTGAGCAGGGTGCGGCGATCCTCGAGTCGCTGGCGGAAAGCTGGGCACAGGTTATTACGGAAATCCATCAGATGACGTGGGTGACACGCGCCGAACCGGCGTGGGGCACCGGCCAGTGGCAAGGCAAAGTATTAGATCACAACGACGCAGCCGCCTTTTTACAACCGCGCTAG